TCCCCGCTTTCCGCAATTACGGTAAGGCCGGGGTTGGCAGCCTTGATTCCAGTGGCGGCAGGCAAGGCGCGCCCGTGCAGGCCGTTAAAGAAATTGGTTTTCAGGTAATGGGGAATTTTGGCAGCCTGGCCGATGCCGGAAACCATTATCAGCTCTTCAGGCTTGATTTCCAGCTCGCTTAAAGAGCTCTTCACCATGTTCAGAATCCCGTAATTCCCGCACCCCGGGCACCAGGCTATATCAATGGCTCCCATATCATAAGGGTTGCTCATTATTCGAGTCCTCCTTCCCACAGGATTTTTAAATGTTCAGTGATTTCTTCCACCGTAAAAGGCAGACCATTGTATTTCAAAATCCGGTTTTCAATTTTAATCCCGGTTTCCAGCTGGAGGAGCTTTCCGAACTGGCTGGTAGCGTTGTTCTCGATGATGACCAGTTGCCTGGCCTTTGCCAGCAGTCCCGCGGTTGTCGCGGGGAGGGGATGAAGCTGGCTGAAATGGAGAAAGGCAGTGTCTTTCAAACTCAGGATTTCCAGGGCTTCTTTCACCACCTGATAGGTAGAGCCCCAGGCGATGATAAGGTTTTGAGAGCCGGCTTTCCCAAGCAGGGTGGGCTGCAAAGCGGTCTCTTTGATCAGCTCCTGTTTTTTCAGCCGCTTTTCCACCATTCGGCTCCTGATGTCCAGGTCCTCGGTGATGTGGGCAGCTTCATCGTGCTCGTCGCTGTCCACACAGACCAATCCTTCCCCGAATCCCGGAATCCCCCGGGGGGAGATACCGTTTTCAGTGAGCTGATAGCGCTGATAATCGGCCCGGGTCTTGATGAAATGGTTTTCGGGCTCCCCCGATGCGAGGTCGGGCTTCTCCGTGTTGTAATAGGCGTCCACCAGATACTGGTCAGAGAGAATGATGACCGGGGTCTGGAAGCGGTCTGCCATATCAAAGGCCCTGGCGGTTAAAAGAAAGGCTTCCTGCAGGTTTCCCGGAGCCAGGATGATACGTGGAAACTCCCCGTGACCGCCGTAGAGAGCGAATTCCAAATCGGCCTGCTCAGTGCGTGTGGGCAGGCCTGTAGCCGGGCCTGGACGCTGCCCCAGGCTGATGACCAGAGGAGTTTCCAGCATTCCCGCCAGACTGATTCCCTCCACCATAAGGGCGAACCCTCCGCCCGAAGTGGGCACGAGGGCACGGGCCCCGGCATACCAGGCCCCCAGAGCCATATTGACGGCGGAAATCTCGTCTTCCGCCTGCTCCACCACCAGGCCGAATTTTTCCGCGTTCTGGGCTAAGGTGGTAAATACCCCGGTCGAGGGGGACATCGGGTACGCCGAAACAAAGTTGCATCCCCCGGCGACGGCTCCTAAAGCGATGGCTTCCGCTCCGTTCAGGAGAATCTGGTTTTTTACTTCCGGAGTGGGTTTTATCGCAATCTTAATCTGCTCCTGCCGGGCTATTTTGGCTCCCCATTCCAGCCCAAGGGCAGCGGCGGCAAGATTTTGACGGATTATTTCCGCTCCTTTGCCGGCAAAATAGCTGCTCAGGAACTGGTTCAACAGCCCGGCATCAAGCTCCATCAGGCCGCAGACAAGGGCAGCGGCCACCGTGTTGGCCATGATTCCCGACCCTGCCTGCCCGGCCAGTTTTTCCAGGGGAACATCGATGAGGGGAAAATCTTCCCCCAGCCGGGATTTATCCCCCAGAATCAGGGTTTTTGGGGAAATCCGGTTTTGCACATGAGTGATGGCAGCTTTATCCAGGGGGATCAGCAGGTCAATCCGGTCGCAGGGGGCAGCAATGCTTTTCTCCCCCACTCTCAGAGTGGTGGAGTTACTGCCTCCCCGGACC
The sequence above is drawn from the Candidatus Eremiobacterota bacterium genome and encodes:
- a CDS encoding 2-oxoacid:acceptor oxidoreductase subunit alpha produces the protein MPTFDRELSLTLGGEAGQGIQTIEYLLSHLLKTAGYHIYATKEYMSRVRGGSNSTTLRVGEKSIAAPCDRIDLLIPLDKAAITHVQNRISPKTLILGDKSRLGEDFPLIDVPLEKLAGQAGSGIMANTVAAALVCGLMELDAGLLNQFLSSYFAGKGAEIIRQNLAAAALGLEWGAKIARQEQIKIAIKPTPEVKNQILLNGAEAIALGAVAGGCNFVSAYPMSPSTGVFTTLAQNAEKFGLVVEQAEDEISAVNMALGAWYAGARALVPTSGGGFALMVEGISLAGMLETPLVISLGQRPGPATGLPTRTEQADLEFALYGGHGEFPRIILAPGNLQEAFLLTARAFDMADRFQTPVIILSDQYLVDAYYNTEKPDLASGEPENHFIKTRADYQRYQLTENGISPRGIPGFGEGLVCVDSDEHDEAAHITEDLDIRSRMVEKRLKKQELIKETALQPTLLGKAGSQNLIIAWGSTYQVVKEALEILSLKDTAFLHFSQLHPLPATTAGLLAKARQLVIIENNATSQFGKLLQLETGIKIENRILKYNGLPFTVEEITEHLKILWEGGLE